CGGCTTTATCTATCTCATTTTTATGTTTTGGCGTGTGTCCCCAGAAGTATAGATATTTCAGTTTTTCTTTACGCTGGTAGGCGATCTTCAGGTTGGCAAGAGTGTAGGGGGCCATGGTATTTCTTTCTTATTGTGTATTGAATTCAAACGGATAGGACGTTACCGGATTTAAGATTTATGATGCGCAGAGGTGTAGCAGATTGACTGTGAATCAGGGCGAGACAATGCCTCAGACGGTATGAATGGGAAATACCGTGCCGATCTGTAGTTAATCCACTATAGATGGGAATATATTCGCTATCATACTGTTGACGGTAGAAAAAAGGTCGCCTGAAAAAAGTTTTCAGACGACCTTTGTCATTTAAGGCTTATTTCCAAACCAAGAGCGCGTGGTTGCGTTTGCCGCGCCGTACGATGGTGTATTTGCCGAAGCGTTTGTGCGCGTCGGTCAGCAGATAGGCATCGTCGGGGCGTTCGGCGGCGTGGTTCGGGTTGTTCGATTCGGCGGCCTGGCCGTTGAGCAATACCGCTTTGCTGTTCACAAAACCGCGCGCTTCTTTGTTGGACGAGGCCAAGCCGGTTTTGACTAAGGCTTCGACGACGTTGAGGTCGTCTGAAACTTCAAATGCGGGCAGGCCGTCGAGGGCGAGCTGTTCGAAGTCGCTTTCCGTCAGGCTGCTTTGGTCTTCGGCAAACAGGCTTTCGGAAATGCGCTGCGCGGCTTGCAGGGCGGCTTCGCCGTGAATCAGGCGGGTCATTTCTTCGGCGAGGATGCGTTGCGCTTCGGGCTTGGTGCCGCTGGCTTTGTCTTTCGCTTCGATGGCGTCGATTTCTTCGATAGATAGGAAGGTGAAGTATTTCAGAAACTTATACACATCGGCATCGGCCACTTTCAGCCAGAACTGGTAGAACTGATACGGCGAGGTTTTCTTCGCGTTCAGCCATACCGCGCCGCCTTCGGTTTTGCCGAATTTGGTGCCGTCGGATTTGGTGACCAGCGGCAGGGTCAGACCGAATACTTGTTTTTGGTTCAGACGACGTGTCAGGTCGATACCGGCGGTGATGTTGCCCCATTGGTCGGAACCGCCGATTTCCAAAACCGCACCGTGACGCTTGTTCAATTCGGCAAAGTCGTAGCCTTGCAGCAGGGAATAGGCAAACTCGGTGAAAGAAATACCCACATCGTCGCGTTCGATACGCTGTTTGACAGATTCTTTGTTCAGCATGGCGTTGACGGAGAAATGCTTGCCGATGTCGCGCAGGAAGTCGAGGCAGTTCATGCTGCCGAACCAGTCGGCGTTGTTCGCCATAATGGCGGCGTTTTCGCCTTCAAAGCTCAAAAACGGTTTCAGTTGGTTGCGGATGCTTTCTACCCAGCCGGCAACGGTTTCGGCGGAATTCAAGCTGCGCTCCACCGCTTTGAAGCTGGGGTCGCCGATCATACCGGTTGCGCCGCCCACCAAAGCAATCGGCGTATGCCCCGCCTGTTGGAAACGGCGCAATGCCAACACGGGCAACAAGTGGCCAATATGCAGGCTGTCGGCGGTCGGATCGAAACCGCAGTAAAGGGCGATTTTTTGTTCGTTCAACAAAGCGTCTAAGGCTTCGATGTCGGTAGTTTGCGCGATAAGGCCGCGCGATTGTAGGTCTTGGATAACAGACTTCATATTTAACCTTTTAATTTATCTAAAAAATCTCTTTGATTTTGATTCAGATGTTCAAGTATTTTTTCTGGAGTTTGATTATCACAGAAAGATTTACATAGAGCTATTTTTCTTCCATCTGAGCCCCAAAGGTAATTATCCTTGTCAGGATTATTTTGTGAGGTGCACTCTGAAAGATATTCGAGAATAATTTTATTTCTATGTGCAACTTGATTTCGAACGTTTATCTGTTTTTTTCCAATGATTTTATATTTGTCTTTCCGTAGTAAATTATTTGCAGTTTCTATAATTAGGGCAGGAGATAAAAAATCTTCTATTGCCCAGTTTTGAGATTGTCCACTAAAGTTCCTAGGATTATCATCTAAAATGGTGTGGTCATGTCTGGGAATAAGAATGCTTTGGATTTTCAGGGAGGTTAATTTTTTAGGATTGATTTTTGATTTAGATTCTCTTCCCTCTTTATCATTATCAAAAATACATAAAATTTTTGGTTTTTCTGGAAAGGGGTTATCTTTGGCGAAATCATTATAATATTGCAAGTATCCTGCAATTTTGGTTGCTCCTCCAGCGCAGATAATGTTTGGAATTTCAATATCTACGGCTTCCATCAGTTTTTCTAAGTATTTTTTGTCTTCCTCTCCTTCTACTAAGACATTAAATGGCAAAAGCTCCCATCCGTCATTATTGTTAATTCCTAAATGTTCTTTAATTGCTTTGATCTTTTCAGATGTAGAGGTAAAAGCAATATTTTTAGTGTTTATTTCATAAAATATTTTACCAGGTCGTCTTTCATAGTCCCTACGTTCAGAATTCCCTATAAATAAATTAACCGTATCAATATTTCTTAAGTTAATAAAATGTTGTGAGTGTGTAGTGAGTATAATTGTTTGCTTATCTTCTTTACACATTGATTGCAAAGTTTCAAATACTTTTCTTTGTAATTTTGGTTGTAAAAATGCTTCTGGTTCATCAATTGCCCAAATAATTTTTTTATTTTTAATATTTTTTGAAATATATTTCATTAACGAAAGAAAAACTGCTCTTTGAGCTCCACTACCTTTAGATTCAATTTCATGATTATTGCCGTCTTGTAGAGTGATGGATGTCATTGTGCGAATTACATCTCTCAATCTATCAAATTCTGCAAAGTTTATTAGAATTTTAGCCTCTTTCAAAATTCCATCAAAATCAGTAAGTTCTTTAAAGCAATGGTTTATGTCATTCTCAATGTCGGTGATGGCTTGTCTAGATAGATCTATAAACTCTTCCAATTTTTCTAAAGGACGACTTTGTTTTGTACGTTTTTTATCCAAAGCTAGTAAGCCGTCTTTTTCTAGAATAGCTCCAATGAGGCTTGGTAAATGTATGTTATGAGATTCTATAAATATAAATTTAAATTCTGATAAAAAATCAAAGGCTTTGTTATCATTAATATCTTTGGAATCTAATTTGTATGAAGAGTTACCTTTTGCATCAAAACGTACTAAAAGTTTTATAATTTTACCGTGATTTTCAAATTCCCCAATTAATTCTGTCTTGGTTCTTCCTCCTCGCGAACCATAATATATGTGATGTGGAATATCAGTTTCAGCATGGTATAAATTTTTATCATGAATATGATTAAAATATACGTTTAAAGCTCTTAAAAAATTAGTTTTACCAATATTATTTTCACCACTGATTACAATAGGTAGATTATCAATAAATTTAACATTAACGTTAATAAGAGATCGGAAATTTTTAATTTGAAATTTTCTT
The DNA window shown above is from Neisseria sicca and carries:
- a CDS encoding ATP-dependent nuclease, yielding MILRKFQIKNFRSLINVNVKFIDNLPIVISGENNIGKTNFLRALNVYFNHIHDKNLYHAETDIPHHIYYGSRGGRTKTELIGEFENHGKIIKLLVRFDAKGNSSYKLDSKDINDNKAFDFLSEFKFIFIESHNIHLPSLIGAILEKDGLLALDKKRTKQSRPLEKLEEFIDLSRQAITDIENDINHCFKELTDFDGILKEAKILINFAEFDRLRDVIRTMTSITLQDGNNHEIESKGSGAQRAVFLSLMKYISKNIKNKKIIWAIDEPEAFLQPKLQRKVFETLQSMCKEDKQTIILTTHSQHFINLRNIDTVNLFIGNSERRDYERRPGKIFYEINTKNIAFTSTSEKIKAIKEHLGINNNDGWELLPFNVLVEGEEDKKYLEKLMEAVDIEIPNIICAGGATKIAGYLQYYNDFAKDNPFPEKPKILCIFDNDKEGRESKSKINPKKLTSLKIQSILIPRHDHTILDDNPRNFSGQSQNWAIEDFLSPALIIETANNLLRKDKYKIIGKKQINVRNQVAHRNKIILEYLSECTSQNNPDKDNYLWGSDGRKIALCKSFCDNQTPEKILEHLNQNQRDFLDKLKG
- the tyrS gene encoding tyrosine--tRNA ligase — encoded protein: MKSVIQDLQSRGLIAQTTDIEALDALLNEQKIALYCGFDPTADSLHIGHLLPVLALRRFQQAGHTPIALVGGATGMIGDPSFKAVERSLNSAETVAGWVESIRNQLKPFLSFEGENAAIMANNADWFGSMNCLDFLRDIGKHFSVNAMLNKESVKQRIERDDVGISFTEFAYSLLQGYDFAELNKRHGAVLEIGGSDQWGNITAGIDLTRRLNQKQVFGLTLPLVTKSDGTKFGKTEGGAVWLNAKKTSPYQFYQFWLKVADADVYKFLKYFTFLSIEEIDAIEAKDKASGTKPEAQRILAEEMTRLIHGEAALQAAQRISESLFAEDQSSLTESDFEQLALDGLPAFEVSDDLNVVEALVKTGLASSNKEARGFVNSKAVLLNGQAAESNNPNHAAERPDDAYLLTDAHKRFGKYTIVRRGKRNHALLVWK